The genomic region AACAAGCTGGGAATGTTGAATATCCATTCCCAGCTTGAGGGGGGGATCTTAACAGCTTCTAGTTAGAGTTAGTCAAACCTGTTAGGTTAGTTACGGTTAGTTACAACTAATCTAAAGCTGCTTCATGTACATATATACTACAGCCTTCTGATAATAAAACTGAGATGCATATTTGATCTTCCTAAACATCAACTCACTTCTTTTGCTGCACCTTGCAACTCAGTTATGGCTTCCatattctctttctcctttcaCCAAAACTTGATCTTCAACAAAAAACTTGAGCAATATTATAAGTTAAAGTGTTTTGAATCGTGCACTTCCATTTCATAATTCAATTCCATGGTAGCAGCACCAGTAGTTCAATTTTATTCACACTAAATGAAAACACGTGTAAATTGCAAATGCATAGCCAATTCAAGTAGTAAAAAGAACActacaatataaaataacatgcatccaccattttaaatatataaattatgatgCAATGTAGGACATTATTAGTTTCATTCATCTTTGTAAACAAACAACTATCAAATTGCAAAAATGTGTATACAACATCACTAAATCCTTATCCCACTAGGAGAGATCAACTAGATGAAACGTTGGAGAAAGAGGACCTAGGATATCACACAAGTGGTAAGTGTTAAGCGGAAATCACGCTACAACAAGTTCACGTTTACTTAAAATCAATTCTGTAAAATCACATTGGTTGAAAATCAATTCTACAAATGCTATCCAAACTGAAATCGCCCATGAAGATAGGAGACAGAGGAACCGAATGTGGGCTGGGTTGGGGCGGCTAGAAACGCTGGATAATCATGGCCCAAAATTTCTAACTCACTCttcaaggacaaaaaaaatatcaaagtaaaattattttctaatatatatagtaaagtttattttttgagTACTAGTGTTATATAAAGTGAAACtctgataataaaaaaagtaatttagttAGAAGAAAGattacactaaaaaaaatttagtcagatttttttataaaggttAAGCATGAGTAAAACTAATAGATATTCAATATCAATCTTAAAgtgatcaatatatatatatatatatatatatatatatatatatatatatatatatatatatataatttgaattcaagatcattttttcaaaatgtttaatcGCACGTTAGAAATCCAAGCATGAATTTATCAATGAGAATTAGCTCAAATAATATatacttaattttcttttaagtgggattttgaatttaaactttttgATTGTAGAAAAATCTGAAGGAGCACTAGTCTCAGCATATAACCATATGGTGGATATTCTcaacttgaataaaataaatgtagttttaaaagatatggatataataattaaactaaaaaatctaaatattGTATCgcataataaaatcaaatttaattataattgtttATAGAATATAAAATCCATATGGTATgcgtaaaagaaaaaagaccaAAACCGGAAAAGTggcattttatcatttttatgaaaTACTCAAATACATCATTAGTGAGTATAAATTCTTCCAAGTAATAAAGAAAACCACCGTTCAAAAGGTTAGACTGGCATTGGTTGTAAATAGTGACAGTGTCTCATTTTCATAAATTGTCATGTAAGTaactactataaaaaaaatcatttctataattgtataagaaaaaatataaaatatattttcatttaatcacaaattatcatttataataaatcatcaTTATCTCTaataatattctcaaattaattaattttaatccacATAAGGATTGATTGAAGTTGTTATTAAGTATTGAATTCGATTTTAGACTGATTTACTCTACTCCCCAAAATTGATCAATCATTTGTTACCCTTTTTTGCAGATTAAAATGTTCTTAACTGTTTTCATTCTTAGATCTAATTTAAAACATTGTTATTAGTGATCTTCCTAATGCTCAGCCATGTTTTGCAATATCAAGATCACCATAAACTCTACAAGAGTTTTCACCAAATTATTACAAGAATGCAATATTAGCATTCCTCTAACAAATAGTATAAGATGATTAGAGTCaccttaattaagaaaattaggcTCGTCACGTTCTGCTGGTGCTGGCCGAACGGCAACGAAGAACGCATTTTGTGTACACTGTTTCCACGTACTCGCACCTGGGGGCCACGCGCTCCACGCTCCAATGAAAAATCTCCACGTCACTTGTTACACCACACGTTCCACACACCGTGAGCCGTGAGCCGTGAGCCGTGAGCCGTGAGCCGCACGCAATACAAAACCACCCAGATATACAGAGTCTTCTCAGTTACCATTTTCTCATTCCGATTTTTCATTTCCCAGGTCAATTTTCTCTCTGCATTTTTCATCCAATTCCTCAATACTCTCATGCACGATGCATGTGCTCTTGTTCTTATTTTGTATCAACTTGTATGCATATTAGGACTGTCTATAATGTATGATTCAATGCTCCAATGCTGCTTAATATGTATATTGTATTTTGGGTTAAGCACCGTGAGGGTATTTGGCTTCTCGATGGAGCCTAAGTATCTTCACAAGCTTCGGTTCTTTAGGCCCATTATGAGATTAATGCTCGGTCTGAGggttaatatgtatatttaatgcccTTTTTTTTAGTGTGGAAAAGTTATTAATCTCTCAATGGTTCTGcttgttatgcttttttgtgtttttcccCCCATTACATTGTGGGTGTCATGGTTGGTCTCTTATACGGTGCCATGCTAAGTTCCCGTTTCACATTTCAAGGAACCttctaatttcttatttttcaagtaATGGAGGGTTTGAGTGGATGAAGTGatgtaagaaataaattattcgAGTTTAGTGCTTTTCCCTGGCTCTGAATGTGGTAATTAATGGAATTTGTCTGGAGCAATGGAACAACAATCAGTtctaacccttttttttttcaggtggTTTAGTATAGTAGGAACTGTAATGGCTAACGGAAGCTCTGATGAGGATACTGATATTAGTGAATCTGAAATTAGTGAGTATGAAGACAAGTCCTATGAAGAACTGAACAATGGAAGTCAGAATGTGAAAACCTCGGATGAGACTTTTACTTGTCCATACTGCCCTAAAAAGAGAAAACGGGATTATTTGTACAATGAGCTCCTTCAACATGCTTCTGGGGTGGGTCAGAATAGTTCACAGATGACAAAAGCTAGAGACAAGGCAAATCATTTGGCTCTAGTGAAGTATTTGGAAAAAGATCTAATGACTGTAGATGTTCCATCAAAAGATTCAAAGCCGGTGGATGAAAATGAGCCTTCTGTTAATTCTGATGAGCAGTTTGTGTGGCCTTGGATTGGAATTGTAGTTAATATTCCAACTAGGTGGATAGATGGACACTATGTTGGTGAGTCCGGTACCAAGCTGAGGGATGAGTACAGAAGCAGGGGTTTCAATCCAGTTCGAGTCACTCCTCTGTGGAATTTCCGGGGTCACTCTGGAATTGCTCTTGTGGAATTCAAGAAAGACTGGCCAGGCTTAGACAATGCATTGGCATTTGAAAGAACATATGAATTAGATCATCATGGGAAAAAGGACTGGTTTGCTAATTCTGAGCAGAAGTCTGGCCTTTATGCATGGGTTGCCCGAGCAGATGACTACAAAGTGAACAATATCTATGGAGAACAACTGCAAAAGATGGGCGATCTCAAAACCATACCTGAGCGTATGGAAGAAGAAGCTAGAAAGCAGGATATACTTGTCTCCAATTTGACTAACATTATCCAAGTCAAGAACCAGCACTTAAAAGAGATTGAAGTGAGATGCCATGAGACTACGAACAAAATGAACCTTGCTatgaatgaaaaagataaactcatTCGAACTTATAATGCAGGTATCTGTTTTATTGAGCCTTAGGATCAAATAGCCATATACTGCTTGAATCATTGTAGTGGTTGGCACCATAGGATATACTATTGCTAAGTTAATTTCCTAAAAATATTGTGCTGgaattcaattttatattttaacaattgattattattttaaaattctgctGATCTGTTGTAAGTTGTAACAACATTGTTTTATGCTATAATTCATTGTCTTCAGAGATAAAGAAAATGCAGTCAAGTGCCAGTGATCACCTCAAAAGAATTTTTACTGATCATGAAAAGCTTAAATTTCAACTGGAATCTCAGAAAAACGAGCTTGAGCTGCGGAAAATTGATTTGGAAAAGCGTGAGGCACATAATGAAAGTGAAAGGAAAAAGTTGGCAGAAGAAATTGAGGAGgtattgtgtttttttcttttttatgctgCATGTCCTGTTGTATACTATTGTTTTAGATTGATTGATTATTGTGGTTGATGTTTAGATCAATCTTTTATGCTAGTAGATCTTGCCATGTGTATGGACAAGATATTAGGACTGTTATCTTCTGTCTATTTAGTGCACAATTCTCATTTGTAAGGGACATGGAAAATTATGACAATTAatgtttagtttctttttcttttttgtgttaGCTTCTTGCATGGTAGCCCTTGTGTCATCTTCCTAACATGCATGCTGTTGAAGGCCCTAAATCCAAAACATGTTAATATCTGGATGGCTGGTCGTTTTCTTTTAAAGTACACTATTTAATGGTTCAATCCTTGGTGGCAGTTTGTAatttgtgtgtttgtgtctttgattttgatCTAGGAGGTGATCATGTCCCTTGTTATGTCACAGATTCACATGAGACAGCTTAAGATTAGATGGAAATGATATCTAACAGTAAATGttgagtaaaattaaaattatgagctCTATTGAGTGGTCATATGCCAAAGACCATGTATTTAATGAAATGTAATTTGGGGAAGCGAGAGGGGACTAGAGTGATCAATATATAGTTGTATGCCTAAGAATTTCATGCCATAGGTTTTCTGTTTTTCCATTATTCTGTTTACTCCCATTAAAGATTTTGATTAAGGACTATGTAAATCATTTTTACATAATCTATTTTTGCTTTGTGATAGCAGACCTATAGTTAAAAAGGTCTATGTTAGTTGGAATAGGGGGAAAACTATAGAGGGAAATGTAACTAACAATTGAGGAGATGACATTTATAACTAACTGTACAGCTGTAataaattggggggggggggggtcatTGTTGTAAATCAGATTTGGGAATGTTTGTGGACTCTTGAATTATCCCTATTGTATCTTTCGTACCTCTGGGTCGCATTGATCCAGAAGGGATTCTCAATAAATAGTCTCTTTACATTCAATTCTAGTTCTTCTCTCTAATTTCTGGTCGAACCTTGTCAATGTGCCTcttaaatcattcaaaataatgtGCTTAAAAGGCTTATGGAAGGATTTGTTTAACACTGCTGGCATTTTTATTGGATTTGCAGAATGCAACAAAAAATAGCTCTCTTCAGATGGCTGCTCTGGAGCAAAAGAAAGCTGATGAAAATGTTATGAAACTGGCTGAAGATCAACAGGTGTGTGTTACCTATCTTTTAGCTATGTTAATAACCGAAAGTGTCCTTGTCAACACCAGAATGACATAGTATTAATGCTATTTGAATACCTATTTATACAGAGGCAAAAAGAACTACTCCATGCTAAAATCATTCAGCTTCAAAAACAACTTGATATGAAACAAGAGCTGGAGTTGGAGATTCAACAATTAAAAGGATCATTAAGTGTGTTGAAGCACATggaagatgatgaagatgcaGAAGTTCTGAAGAAGGTAGATACTTTACAAAAGGATTTAAGAGACAAGGAACAGTCACTTGAAGAGTTAGATGCATTGAACCAAGCACTAATCGTTAAAGAGCGTGAGAGTAATGATGAGCTGCAGGAAGCTCGAAAAGCATTGGTTGATGTAAGTGtgttttttctaatatttcttCCTACTGAttcttcaaattaatttgtaagaGCATCTCAATGAGATCCATTCCAGTGTCACTATTCTTTCACATGGCTCATGGGATGGTAATGTTTTTATTGGTGATTTTTCTTGCCCATTTTGAGTGTTGTATGAATTGAAAAGCAGATGGTCTTGTAAGTTATAAATTTACATTCTTTTAGAGAATTCCACTTTTTCTATATTTGGTTAACTCTGTTGTTAACTTTTATGATTCATAGCAAGGTAGCTAAGTGACTtgagtaaaattaaaatctcaTGAGTTCTATTTCATCTAATAGACTTGTAATACTCGATGTTTTTAATGGCTCATTAGTTCATTTGATTATGCAGATGAGAGCTAACTGTGATTGTGTGGATATTCTCTGCTTatgttattttctgaaaatattttGCAATTCTTAAAGCTTTCTTGAACTTTTAACTGTCCAATATTGCTTATTCAAGACTTGATAGGAATCTTTTCTCTCACTTGCAGGGTATGAAAGAGCTATCATCTCATAGCAATATTCGTTTGAAGAGAATGGGAGAAATTGACACTATACCATTCCTTGACGCAATGAAGAAAAGATATAATGAAGAGGAAGCTGAAGAGAGAGCTTCAGAACTGTGCTCATTGTGGGAAGAGTATCTAAAGAACCCAGATTGGCATCCATTCAAAGTTATCATGGTTGAAGGGAAAGAAAAGGTGTGCCTGTTAAACATATAGATCTCCTGAAATTATCTTGAAGTCTACATGCTTCATTGCATGTCACACTTAATCAAACTTGGTTCACTCTGTTATTTATCTATATTCTCTCTTAATGACAATAAATGTTTTGTAATCTGGTTTCATGCATTTTTCGTTTCAGGAAATTGTTAGAGATGATGATGAAAAGCTGAATGAGTTGAAAAATGACTTGGGTGAAGGGGCATATAAAGCAGTGGTACAAGCTTTGTCAGAGATAAATGAACATAATCCTAGTGGGCGATACTTAACCTCAGTAGTATGGAACTATAAAGAGGGAAGGAGAGCATCTCTGAAAGAAGGAGTACAATTTCTGTTGAATCATTGGAAAGGGGAATGGTGTGAAGGTTTGTAGATAACTATATTAGGTTACTGAATTTTGTCTTTTGAACTGTGTAGCTATAACTAGatcttagagagaaaaagatCTTAAAAGCTATTGGTATGCAGCTTAGTTCTTATAACTAACAACCACCTAGAAGTTAGCCTCCATATCCTAGTATGGGAGATGACATTGAAGTTAAACTTTATGACTATATCAACTGGCTTTTAATTTTAGCATGTTTCTTTGAGTAATTGGCATTTTGATATAAGAtataggtttaaatatgtttttggctCCGGTAATATATTGTCCTTTTGGTTTTAgtctgtataattttttttcaaaatggtCCTTGGTAAAATTCCTTTTCTTGGTTTTAGTACTTGTTATTTTGTTCCTtgtaatatatctttttttcattttagttcctataatattttgattatttcgAATTATTCcctttgaaaataatttgataggAATTAAAAGCAAATGATCTACATattacaaggacaaaaacaaaaaaatatatatattagaaggaccaaaactaaaaaatgaaattttgcaaagatcattttgaaaaatatagtaATTTTATAAAGCCAAAAACCAATATAGTGCaggaaataaaaacatatttaaatttaaaatatatgttattgTCCATGATCCAACTAAGACAATTGTTGGATATAAAAATCTGTTGTATTATTTAAACATGAGCTAAATCTAAGTTAAcggattttatttaatatcaacTGTATGTAAACGATTAGAGTACCTACATGCGAGGCAAAGTCGTAACTACTACTATATTTGGGGACACACTTTAGAGTTTAGACCGTTCCAAGGTGCTAAGCTGATTACAAAGGACGTCCTCTTGTCCTTCTTTGAGTCCCCACACCATTTTTTCTCTTGCTGATACAAACTGGTCTTTTCTGCTTGCAACCAACTTTGGACCTTTTAGATTGGTGAAGTTCTGTTTTATCTGAACCATCATTCTCACACACGTCTCCTtccatcttcttcctcttgaGCAGCTTTAGGAACCCTTCTAGTGCCGTGTCAGCATCTTCGCTCTTCATCAGTTCCTCTGCCACCTGTGCTGGGGTTATCTGCATGTCCTCTATCAGCCCTTCAATCTCCCCGACAAGGCGGTGATCCGGGGCAATGTCTAGGTAGTTGGAGGCCAAAACCTTGAAGCCGTGGTAGGAGCAATAGGACATGTGAATGTGCATGTCCATTCTTCCTGGCCGCAACAGTGCCGGGTCTAGCCTTTCCTTGTGGTTGGTGGTGAGTATGATGATTCTCTCGTCTCCACAACTCGACCATAGCCCATCTATGAAGTTGAGTAATCCACACAAACTCAACTGCATCCATCcacaaaattatattgattgtttaattttgatttcattAGAACACATAATTAGTACTCTAGCTCAATAAACGATCGTtactatttactatttttagaaTAGTACCAATATATATATGGACATATAAAGGAAAACATATTAATCAGAGTGGGAGATgtaaagaagaatgaatctaATCCACTCGAATCGGCAACTAGTGAGAAATTTGAGCACGGGGTCTTAAATTCAAACTTCGCTATTTTtattgtacaaaaaaaaatgtgtcactGTCTAATTCTATTATGGAGGACATTCATTTCTCATGAAAACTCAACACATAATGTTcagagggaaaaaaaattaatccctCCTTCCTGCAAAACTGAAACCAAATGAAGGACAGAACACATAGGATAGATTTTCTGTCCATCCAGCTTCCATCCTTTGTCTTTCCTGTGTTCCAAACATACCCATGAGGAAATaataaatagggaaagaatggtTCTTGAGGAAATagtaaataaatagtaaatagtgaacaagaagttaaaaaaaagaaaaataaaaacagcaaAAAGAAGTATAGGACAAGGAAGGCTTGTGAATGCTTGTATGCATACTACAATGAGAACCAAGCCATGTGATTGGATTGGAACTATGGGACAACCATTTCAAGCCAAGAATAATTCTTGGACAGAATAGTTACCTACCTACCTTTAGCAACTAAATTAGAATAGTTGGGAATCATGTAAAGCCAATCAAGGTACTTTGCAATTCAACAGACATAACATATTATAGCAATTAAATATGTACTAATAGGATAAAATAGGAGAGGAAGATACATAAGAAGATCACCAACCTGCACATCAGGTTGTTTACGGCCATCTCCATGCCTACGCCCTGGCAGATCGACGCTGCAATCAATGTCTTCAATGACCAGAATAGACCTGTTTGCAGTTGCCAGCAACAACTTTCTGAGATCAGAATCGGTCactaagttgtcaagctgaagaTCATAGATATCAAACTTCAAGTAGTTAGCCATGGCCGCGATCAAGCTCGATTTGCCGGTCCCCGGAGGGCCGTACAACAAGTACCCGCGTTTCCAAGCCCTCCCAACTTTCCTATAATACTCCCTCCTCCTCACAAACCTGTTCAAATCCTCCATGATGGCACTCTTCTGCTCTGCCTCCAAAGCCAGTGTCTCAAACGTTGAAGGGTGGTCTAAATTAATAGAATCCCACTTGAACCCTCCATAACCGTATGAAGTATTGAGAGTGTGCATCTTCAACACCCTCTCCTCATCCTTCATCTCCTTGTCTTTCTCAAGAATGAAAGGCAAGTAACTTCCCAACACCATCTCCTTGTGCTTCTTCTCAAAGCTTAGCTCAAAGTACTTCTTTTCTGTTCTTGTTGGGTTGTTTCTGCTGTGATCATTGGAACTATTGCTCTTCTCAGACTCTGAGCAGATTAGTTTCCAATTGAGCTTAATCCCATTAAACCAATCAACTAGCTCTTCACCCTTTTCAAGCCTAATGGTGAGTTTTTTCTCCTTTGGACTCTTGCTGATGTTGAGTCTCTCATTTTCAGGGGTGATTTTGGTAGACAAGTAAACCTCTGCAGCGTCATAGACATGGTTGCGCGCTATGCCGCTGCAGTActcttcaatggtgagggtgaGGACTTTGCAGCGAGCCTTGAAGAAGTAGCGGAAGGCGTTGGTGAGGTAGCCACGAAATGGTTGAGGAATGAGGTCGTTGGTTACTGAACGCAGGAGCATGATGGAGGCTGTCATGGAAGCATAAACAGAGAAGATTGAGGAGGGTGAAGCCATAGCCATGTTGCCTCTAGAGGAAAACATGGTGGTGGTGAGGGTGGCTAAGTGTGCAGAGACACGAGAGGGAAATTGAAACAAGTGCTGGTGAGTAGTGATGATGCCAATGTTGTTTTTAACTAGTTCTTCTATGCTTATGAgaagaaaaatgatttatgaACATGTATGTGGCATGATTCGGGACTGTTAATTTTTCATATCACACGTAATTGgtgttactattttttttttataaatttaaaaacttaaatacatattatataaagatTGGTGGGACAATAAGCACATGGTGATATcagaatatttaataattttttcatgtaaGTGTTACTAAACACCGAGAAAAAGATCCAGATcagatataatatatatatatatatataacccttTTTATGTAAAATGGTAATTTAGAACCTTACACACACAAATTATTGTATCATTGGAATAATTTTGTATCATCTTGTTGCAAGTCATAAGGTTCATGAATGTGTCTACAAACCTGGTACTGATACGTACACAGTCTAACCCCGttccttttaagt from Glycine soja cultivar W05 chromosome 16, ASM419377v2, whole genome shotgun sequence harbors:
- the LOC114390274 gene encoding protein INVOLVED IN DE NOVO 2-like is translated as MEQQSVLTLFFFRWFSIVGTVMANGSSDEDTDISESEISEYEDKSYEELNNGSQNVKTSDETFTCPYCPKKRKRDYLYNELLQHASGVGQNSSQMTKARDKANHLALVKYLEKDLMTVDVPSKDSKPVDENEPSVNSDEQFVWPWIGIVVNIPTRWIDGHYVGESGTKLRDEYRSRGFNPVRVTPLWNFRGHSGIALVEFKKDWPGLDNALAFERTYELDHHGKKDWFANSEQKSGLYAWVARADDYKVNNIYGEQLQKMGDLKTIPERMEEEARKQDILVSNLTNIIQVKNQHLKEIEVRCHETTNKMNLAMNEKDKLIRTYNAEIKKMQSSASDHLKRIFTDHEKLKFQLESQKNELELRKIDLEKREAHNESERKKLAEEIEENATKNSSLQMAALEQKKADENVMKLAEDQQRQKELLHAKIIQLQKQLDMKQELELEIQQLKGSLSVLKHMEDDEDAEVLKKVDTLQKDLRDKEQSLEELDALNQALIVKERESNDELQEARKALVDGMKELSSHSNIRLKRMGEIDTIPFLDAMKKRYNEEEAEERASELCSLWEEYLKNPDWHPFKVIMVEGKEKEIVRDDDEKLNELKNDLGEGAYKAVVQALSEINEHNPSGRYLTSVVWNYKEGRRASLKEGVQFLLNHWKGEWCEGL
- the LOC114391273 gene encoding AAA-ATPase At3g50940-like, whose amino-acid sequence is MFSSRGNMAMASPSSIFSVYASMTASIMLLRSVTNDLIPQPFRGYLTNAFRYFFKARCKVLTLTIEEYCSGIARNHVYDAAEVYLSTKITPENERLNISKSPKEKKLTIRLEKGEELVDWFNGIKLNWKLICSESEKSNSSNDHSRNNPTRTEKKYFELSFEKKHKEMVLGSYLPFILEKDKEMKDEERVLKMHTLNTSYGYGGFKWDSINLDHPSTFETLALEAEQKSAIMEDLNRFVRRREYYRKVGRAWKRGYLLYGPPGTGKSSLIAAMANYLKFDIYDLQLDNLVTDSDLRKLLLATANRSILVIEDIDCSVDLPGRRHGDGRKQPDVQLSLCGLLNFIDGLWSSCGDERIIILTTNHKERLDPALLRPGRMDMHIHMSYCSYHGFKVLASNYLDIAPDHRLVGEIEGLIEDMQITPAQVAEELMKSEDADTALEGFLKLLKRKKMEGDVCENDGSDKTELHQSKRSKVGCKQKRPVCISKRKNGVGTQRRTRGRPL